One sulfur-oxidizing endosymbiont of Gigantopelta aegis genomic region harbors:
- a CDS encoding dihydroneopterin aldolase, whose product MDIVFIKQLKLDTIIGIHDWEREQTQPIILDIEIGCSIKDAAQSDHIEHCIDYFNVCERMKQLAKEHSYQLVESFVEEVSRIILQEFMAQWVRVKLNKPIAVNEASGVGVIIERSAQD is encoded by the coding sequence GTGGATATTGTTTTTATTAAGCAGCTCAAGTTAGACACTATAATCGGTATCCATGACTGGGAAAGAGAGCAAACCCAGCCCATCATTCTGGATATTGAAATAGGCTGTTCAATTAAGGACGCGGCACAAAGCGATCACATCGAGCATTGCATTGATTACTTTAATGTCTGTGAAAGAATGAAACAACTGGCCAAGGAACATTCATATCAACTAGTTGAATCCTTTGTTGAAGAGGTCAGCCGTATTATTTTGCAGGAATTTATGGCACAGTGGGTACGGGTAAAATTAAACAAGCCCATTGCAGTGAATGAAGCCAGTGGCGTGGGTGTGATTATTGAGCGTTCTGCTCAAGACTGA
- a CDS encoding HDOD domain-containing protein, with translation METEVIDIESLKFFTPFHTLTDKQLHYIAINAEVMQVASRKVVLELNSDSVDKYLLLEGRLKLRAFDDSESEIDAGSERAKNPVAQLRPSRYQVMTDTACKILVLQSDFLNTALEQSEITSSISLDEMVLDEEHEDDRILYELILELQQGNFVLPSLPSVATRIHQTIADENSSADDIARVIMADPSIAVKIIKAANSALYQRQKKADDCKTAVVSLGTRVTTQLVTCFALKELFKSSNKLLEKRMKKLWEHSIEIAAISYVLAKVTPGFNAEHAMLAGLIHDIGNIAILNKSMDHPLITDSEEHLDKVMHKMHAQVGSSILKRWDFSDDFIQVAEETENWMYKGLGEKPDLVDIINMAHLHSYIGSPKQRDVPIIDQTPAFHKLALGKLTPKLSIKVLEKAHEGIAATKALLRL, from the coding sequence ATGGAAACAGAAGTTATTGATATCGAAAGTCTGAAATTTTTTACCCCATTTCATACGCTCACAGACAAACAATTACATTATATTGCCATCAATGCAGAAGTAATGCAGGTTGCTTCGCGCAAGGTTGTTCTTGAGTTAAATTCAGATTCAGTGGATAAATACCTCTTGTTAGAAGGGCGTTTAAAATTGCGTGCTTTTGATGATTCAGAGAGTGAAATTGATGCGGGTAGTGAACGGGCAAAGAATCCTGTTGCACAGCTTCGCCCCAGTCGTTATCAAGTGATGACTGATACAGCCTGCAAAATCCTTGTTTTACAATCAGATTTTCTTAATACTGCACTAGAACAATCAGAAATCACCTCTTCTATTAGTCTGGATGAAATGGTTCTGGATGAAGAGCATGAAGATGATCGCATCTTGTATGAGTTGATTCTGGAGTTGCAGCAGGGTAATTTTGTGTTACCAAGTTTGCCCAGTGTCGCGACTCGAATTCATCAAACCATTGCCGATGAAAATTCCAGTGCGGATGATATTGCGCGGGTGATCATGGCCGACCCCTCAATTGCAGTAAAAATAATTAAAGCAGCCAATAGTGCCTTGTATCAACGGCAGAAAAAAGCGGATGATTGTAAGACTGCCGTGGTGAGCTTAGGGACTCGAGTGACCACGCAATTGGTGACTTGTTTTGCACTTAAAGAATTATTTAAATCATCTAATAAGCTCCTTGAAAAACGCATGAAGAAACTATGGGAACATAGTATTGAAATTGCAGCGATTAGCTATGTGCTAGCAAAAGTTACCCCGGGTTTTAATGCGGAACATGCCATGCTGGCAGGTTTAATTCACGATATCGGTAATATTGCTATTTTAAATAAATCAATGGATCATCCCTTGATCACTGATAGTGAAGAGCACTTAGATAAAGTGATGCATAAAATGCATGCTCAGGTGGGCAGTTCTATTCTTAAACGTTGGGATTTTTCTGATGACTTTATTCAGGTGGCAGAAGAAACTGAAAACTGGATGTACAAAGGCTTGGGTGAAAAGCCGGATTTAGTGGATATTATCAATATGGCGCATTTGCACAGCTATATAGGCTCGCCCAAACAAAGAGATGTGCCTATTATTGATCAAACACCTGCTTTTCATAAGTTGGCACTGGGCAAATTGACCCCCAAACTCAGTATTAAAGTACTGGAAAAAGCTCATGAAGGGATTGCCGCAACCAAGGCGTTATTAAGGCTCTAA
- a CDS encoding class I SAM-dependent methyltransferase, which produces MPKPSNTSQHCTHLPEPSAETQAHSDRLKQLIIRNIQANGGKITFADYMNQALYAPGLGYYSAGLKKFGKQGDFITAPEISPLFSQCLAIQCLHIMQHTGQTTILEVGAGSGIMAIDIVLELEKQAQLPEQYLILELSADLRERQQQAIKARLPHLYERFEWLNHLPEKPFCGIVIANELLDAMPIHLIKLEQDKIYERHVALDQQDNFIWLDDLPQNPHLQHAAENIQQLQHTLVHLNDKPHSDYITEVNLQAIDWVKSIADILESGAMLLVDYGYTAREYYHPQRSMGTLMCHYQHHRHDDPFYLPGLQDITAHIDFSSIALAAHEAGLHITGFTTQAHFLMAGGLVELTQDLNPDDIIPFTETARQIKMLTLPEEMGELFKVILLATDKTLSLPAFQFQDFKNRL; this is translated from the coding sequence ATGCCCAAGCCAAGTAATACCTCACAACATTGTACTCACTTGCCTGAGCCTTCAGCTGAAACACAGGCGCATAGTGATCGTTTAAAACAATTAATCATCCGTAATATACAAGCCAATGGTGGAAAAATCACCTTTGCTGACTATATGAATCAGGCACTTTATGCCCCGGGACTGGGCTATTATAGTGCGGGATTAAAAAAATTTGGCAAGCAAGGTGATTTTATTACCGCACCGGAAATCTCACCACTTTTTTCTCAATGCCTGGCCATACAATGTCTGCATATTATGCAACACACTGGACAGACAACAATACTCGAAGTGGGCGCAGGCTCGGGTATCATGGCGATTGATATCGTGCTGGAACTGGAAAAACAAGCCCAGTTACCAGAGCAGTATCTTATTTTAGAACTCAGTGCTGATTTGCGTGAGCGTCAGCAACAGGCCATCAAAGCCCGCTTACCACATTTATATGAACGCTTTGAGTGGTTAAACCACTTACCGGAAAAACCCTTTTGCGGCATTGTCATCGCCAATGAATTACTGGATGCCATGCCTATACACTTAATCAAGCTTGAACAGGACAAAATCTATGAGCGCCATGTCGCTTTAGATCAACAGGATAACTTTATCTGGCTGGATGATTTACCACAAAATCCGCATCTACAACATGCCGCAGAAAACATTCAGCAACTACAACACACTTTAGTCCATCTCAATGATAAACCCCATAGCGATTACATTACCGAGGTGAACCTGCAAGCAATAGACTGGGTGAAAAGCATCGCTGACATACTCGAATCCGGGGCGATGTTATTAGTGGATTATGGCTATACTGCCCGTGAATACTATCACCCTCAGCGTTCAATGGGCACTCTGATGTGCCATTATCAGCATCATCGGCATGATGACCCTTTTTATCTGCCCGGCTTACAGGATATTACTGCCCATATTGATTTTAGCAGTATCGCTCTGGCCGCTCATGAGGCAGGCTTGCACATTACAGGCTTCACCACACAGGCACATTTTTTAATGGCCGGTGGTTTAGTTGAACTCACTCAGGATTTAAATCCTGATGATATTATCCCCTTTACAGAAACCGCTAGACAGATAAAAATGCTGACTCTCCCCGAAGAAATGGGGGAATTATTTAAAGTCATTTTACTTGCCACTGACAAAACGCTATCATTACCGGCATTTCAATTTCAAGATTTTAAAAATCGTCTCTAA
- a CDS encoding undecaprenyl-diphosphate phosphatase yields the protein MDLIQIVILALVQGLSEFLPISSSAHLILVPQIFGWADQGLAFDVATHIGSLSAVLWYFRNDIKPLFMDWLKSIQYKRTVGDSVLAWGVILGTIPAAIAGLLINDYSEHLRNPTLIASTTIIFGLLLWYADSRAQKQLALNIKPKTEHQLNLKIILFIGFAQAIALIPGTSRSGITITAALLMGMSRTASARFSFLLSIPLIIAAGLFKSIELSQTATHIPWSDIFIGTFLSAISAYLCIHYFIKMLDSIGMMPFIIYRMFLGIFLFWMFT from the coding sequence ATGGATTTAATTCAAATTGTCATTTTAGCACTGGTACAAGGGCTCAGCGAATTTCTGCCTATTTCCAGCTCTGCGCACTTAATTCTAGTCCCACAAATATTTGGCTGGGCAGATCAGGGCTTGGCCTTTGATGTCGCCACACATATCGGCTCACTCTCTGCGGTGCTATGGTATTTTCGCAATGATATTAAGCCCTTATTTATGGACTGGCTCAAATCCATTCAATACAAGCGCACCGTCGGCGATAGCGTCTTAGCCTGGGGAGTGATTCTCGGTACCATACCGGCTGCTATTGCCGGTTTGCTCATCAACGACTACTCTGAACACTTAAGAAACCCGACCTTAATAGCCAGTACCACCATCATTTTTGGTTTGCTTCTCTGGTATGCCGACAGCCGAGCTCAAAAGCAATTGGCACTTAACATAAAGCCCAAAACCGAACATCAACTCAATCTAAAAATTATTTTATTTATTGGCTTTGCTCAGGCGATTGCCCTAATCCCCGGCACTTCTCGGTCAGGCATTACTATTACCGCCGCCCTATTAATGGGCATGAGCAGAACCGCATCAGCACGCTTCTCATTTTTATTATCAATCCCGTTAATCATTGCCGCCGGACTGTTTAAAAGCATCGAACTCAGCCAAACCGCCACACATATTCCCTGGTCAGATATTTTTATTGGTACGTTTTTATCCGCCATTAGCGCCTATTTGTGCATCCATTATTTTATTAAAATGCTGGATAGCATCGGTATGATGCCATTTATTATTTACCGCATGTTTTTAGGGATTTTCCTGTTCTGGATGTTTACTTAG
- the amrB gene encoding AmmeMemoRadiSam system protein B — translation MNQLLSTRPAAVAGSFYPAKSSELAHSIHNYLDHAHPELHPDIQQRPRALIVPHAGYLYSGEIAASAYSQLIPYAQEISTVVLLGPSHRVPLLGVATSSSDSFQTPLGEIPLQRDIIATLEKLAFVHSADEAHAQEHSLEVQLPFLQTVLPHFKLVPLVIGQADDQQVSELIESLWQTPGILFLISSDLSHFLNYDDAQQCDQATSQAIANLAPEDIQYEQACGRSAIAGMLLSARKHQLRVEMLDLRNSGDTAGSKDRVVGYGAWAFL, via the coding sequence ATGAATCAACTTCTTTCTACCCGACCAGCCGCCGTTGCGGGCAGTTTTTATCCCGCCAAGAGCAGTGAGCTGGCACACTCTATCCACAATTACTTAGACCATGCCCACCCGGAGCTTCATCCTGATATCCAACAGCGCCCTAGGGCGCTCATCGTTCCTCATGCGGGCTATCTGTATTCCGGTGAAATTGCCGCCAGTGCCTATTCACAATTGATACCCTATGCTCAGGAAATTTCTACGGTGGTCTTATTAGGGCCTTCTCATCGAGTACCTTTATTGGGGGTTGCCACTAGCTCTTCGGATTCATTTCAAACGCCCTTGGGGGAAATTCCTCTACAACGCGATATCATTGCCACACTAGAGAAGCTAGCATTTGTTCATAGTGCCGATGAGGCGCATGCGCAAGAACATAGTCTGGAAGTACAATTACCCTTTTTACAAACAGTTCTACCCCATTTTAAACTGGTGCCACTGGTCATCGGTCAGGCCGACGATCAACAAGTGAGTGAGCTGATAGAAAGCTTATGGCAAACACCGGGCATTTTATTCCTGATCAGTTCCGACCTTAGTCATTTTCTTAATTATGACGATGCCCAACAATGTGATCAAGCAACCAGTCAGGCTATCGCTAATCTTGCCCCAGAAGACATTCAATATGAACAAGCCTGCGGACGTTCGGCTATTGCCGGAATGCTATTGAGTGCCAGAAAGCACCAGCTTAGAGTTGAAATGCTGGACTTACGCAATTCAGGGGATACCGCAGGCAGCAAAGATCGTGTCGTGGGTTATGGCGCTTGGGCATTTTTATAA
- the tnpC gene encoding IS66 family transposase: MLSVIEQKNQRIKILEEALRLARSKRFAPSSEKSDGQERLFDEAEQAADDEGLPEPKTTSPKKKEKKGRKPFSKTIPRVPVFIDLTDEEKAGAIEVFYTKVREELDIIPAKVQILEYFQEKAVFAGTNDTDSRSMKAAVMPKHPLPKSMGSIHLMAHIIISQKYADGLPLYRMEGILSRYGGDITRATMANWAIKLAHQFQPLINLMREHQLSGDIIQMDETVLKVLKEPGLSAHSNKYMWVSRGGPPGQPSVLFEYDPSRKKEVPLRLLDGFSGYLQTDGYAGYNAVCAQNNATSVGCWDHTRRKFKDSQTAQPKKKSNQKPTKADVALAHINKLYLIEREIKEASVNEKFKVRQKQSLPLLEKIRTWVDNTLGKVPNDSLTGKALTYINNQWPKLTVYCEDGRLNISNVLAENAIRPFCVGRKAWLFSDTPKGAHASAVHYSFIETAKANDIEPYTYMVYVLTQLPYADTVEKLEALLPWNFKKSELEKVKNAVR, from the coding sequence TTGTTGAGTGTCATTGAACAGAAAAACCAACGTATAAAAATACTGGAAGAAGCCCTTCGTCTGGCTCGTAGTAAACGCTTTGCACCCAGCAGTGAAAAAAGTGATGGTCAGGAACGCTTATTTGATGAAGCTGAGCAGGCGGCTGACGATGAGGGGCTCCCTGAACCTAAAACCACTTCGCCTAAGAAGAAAGAAAAAAAGGGCAGGAAGCCTTTCTCAAAGACTATTCCAAGAGTCCCTGTCTTCATCGATCTGACAGATGAAGAAAAAGCCGGTGCCATTGAGGTTTTTTACACTAAAGTCAGAGAAGAGCTGGATATCATTCCAGCTAAAGTCCAAATACTGGAATACTTCCAGGAAAAAGCCGTCTTTGCAGGCACCAATGACACAGACAGTCGTTCAATGAAAGCTGCGGTCATGCCAAAACATCCATTACCTAAATCAATGGGCAGTATTCACCTGATGGCACACATCATTATCTCTCAAAAATATGCCGATGGTTTGCCTCTGTATCGAATGGAAGGCATATTATCACGCTATGGCGGCGATATAACCCGAGCCACCATGGCCAATTGGGCTATTAAACTGGCTCATCAGTTCCAGCCGCTCATCAACCTCATGCGAGAACATCAACTGTCGGGTGACATCATCCAAATGGATGAAACGGTGCTCAAAGTATTAAAAGAGCCGGGACTCAGTGCTCATTCGAACAAATACATGTGGGTCAGTCGTGGCGGGCCACCTGGACAACCCAGTGTGCTGTTTGAATACGATCCTTCTCGTAAGAAGGAAGTACCACTGCGCCTGCTTGATGGCTTTAGCGGCTATCTGCAAACCGATGGCTATGCCGGTTACAATGCCGTGTGTGCACAAAATAATGCCACATCGGTCGGCTGCTGGGATCACACTCGCCGTAAATTCAAAGATTCTCAGACGGCACAACCAAAGAAAAAGAGCAATCAAAAGCCTACAAAAGCCGATGTGGCACTGGCCCATATCAATAAGCTGTATTTAATTGAGCGTGAGATAAAAGAAGCCAGTGTTAATGAAAAATTTAAGGTTCGTCAGAAACAGAGCCTGCCGCTTCTTGAGAAAATAAGAACATGGGTCGATAACACCCTGGGCAAAGTGCCGAACGACAGCTTGACAGGAAAAGCACTCACCTATATTAATAATCAATGGCCTAAGCTGACTGTTTATTGTGAAGATGGTCGGTTGAATATCAGTAATGTGCTGGCAGAAAATGCTATCCGTCCATTCTGCGTGGGTAGAAAGGCCTGGTTATTTTCAGATACGCCAAAGGGTGCACATGCCAGTGCAGTTCATTATAGTTTTATTGAAACCGCTAAGGCCAATGATATTGAGCCATATACGTATATGGTCTATGTATTAACCCAATTACCTTATGCGGATACGGTTGAAAAGCTGGAAGCATTGCTTCCCTGGAATTTTAAAAAATCAGAATTGGAAAAGGTAAAGAACGCTGTTCGTTAA
- the amrS gene encoding AmmeMemoRadiSam system radical SAM enzyme, with product MFEAQSTIVTEYWHRSSQHPERLVCDLCPRYCELKAGQRGFCYVRASDGEQIVLTTYGRSSGFCVDPIEKKPLNHFLPGSAVLSFGTAGCNLGCKFCQNWDISKSRAMDKVMAYAAPEKIAEDAINKDCQSVAYTYNDPVIFHEYAIDVAHACREKNIKSVAVTAGYICEQPREAFFSVMDAANIDLKAFSETFYQQQTGSHLQTVLETLQYLYHHTDVWFEITTLLIPGLNDSEAEIEAMTQWGITHLGPEVPWHFSAFHPDYKLKKIPPTPLKSLLRARNIARKNGFCFVYTGNVHDKQSSSTYCHQCGELLIGRDWYQLSDWNLSGLGSCQSCGTKCPGVFL from the coding sequence ATGTTTGAAGCACAATCAACTATCGTGACTGAATATTGGCATCGCTCATCACAACATCCTGAGCGTTTAGTGTGTGATCTTTGCCCGCGTTATTGTGAGCTAAAGGCAGGACAACGAGGCTTTTGTTATGTCCGAGCCAGTGATGGTGAACAGATTGTTTTAACCACCTATGGACGCTCCAGTGGTTTTTGTGTCGATCCCATTGAAAAGAAGCCGCTAAATCATTTTTTGCCGGGCTCAGCGGTTTTATCCTTTGGTACTGCGGGCTGTAATTTGGGCTGTAAGTTTTGTCAAAATTGGGACATCAGTAAATCCCGTGCAATGGATAAAGTCATGGCCTATGCTGCGCCAGAGAAAATTGCCGAGGATGCCATAAACAAAGATTGCCAGAGTGTGGCCTATACCTATAACGACCCGGTGATATTTCATGAATATGCCATCGATGTCGCGCATGCTTGTCGAGAAAAAAATATTAAGTCAGTTGCAGTGACCGCTGGTTATATCTGTGAGCAACCCCGAGAAGCATTTTTTTCCGTCATGGATGCAGCAAATATTGATCTAAAAGCATTTAGTGAGACTTTTTATCAACAACAAACAGGCAGTCATTTGCAAACGGTTCTGGAAACTCTGCAATACCTATATCATCATACCGATGTTTGGTTTGAAATTACCACCTTGCTTATTCCGGGGCTTAATGACTCCGAAGCCGAAATTGAAGCCATGACCCAATGGGGAATCACTCATTTGGGGCCGGAAGTGCCCTGGCATTTTAGTGCCTTTCATCCTGATTATAAGCTGAAAAAGATACCCCCTACACCGCTTAAATCGCTACTTCGAGCAAGAAACATTGCTCGGAAAAATGGTTTTTGTTTTGTTTATACCGGCAATGTACACGACAAGCAAAGCAGTAGTACTTACTGCCATCAATGTGGTGAATTATTAATTGGTCGTGACTGGTATCAATTGAGTGATTGGAATTTGAGCGGTTTAGGCAGCTGCCAATCCTGCGGCACAAAATGCCCCGGTGTCTTTTTGTGA
- the tnpA gene encoding IS66 family insertion sequence element accessory protein TnpA, whose translation MKPETQANSKQFWQDHVNQWNENSISQASYCQEHGLPIKRFGYYKRKLLGATTQTSAMTKGNGFIQLSSPKHYSARTSALIVELPNQLRIEGVTADNVQLVKQLAGLFQ comes from the coding sequence ATGAAACCAGAAACCCAAGCCAACTCAAAACAATTTTGGCAAGACCACGTTAATCAATGGAATGAAAACAGTATCAGCCAGGCATCCTATTGTCAGGAACATGGGCTACCCATCAAACGTTTTGGCTATTACAAGCGTAAGTTGCTGGGTGCAACAACGCAAACCAGTGCGATGACAAAGGGGAATGGTTTTATTCAACTATCCTCCCCGAAACACTATTCAGCCCGCACCTCAGCATTAATTGTAGAATTACCCAATCAGCTACGCATTGAAGGGGTGACTGCCGATAATGTACAGCTGGTAAAACAATTAGCAGGACTGTTCCAATGA
- the amrA gene encoding AmmeMemoRadiSam system protein A, whose amino-acid sequence MMTADEQQLLHRIAQQSILNGLQHSQALAIKLDDYAESLREQRATFVTLHIAQELRGCIGTLIPHRPLVEDIAHNAYAAAFSDPRFAPLQAQEFELLDYHLSILSPTSPMSFSSEEDLLRQIRPGIDGLILKEKHQQGTFLPSVWEQLPQKEAFWQQLKLKAGLATNYWSDSLQVSRYSVESF is encoded by the coding sequence ATGATGACAGCAGACGAACAACAACTATTACATCGCATTGCTCAACAATCCATTTTAAATGGTTTGCAGCATTCACAAGCTCTGGCAATCAAATTGGACGATTATGCTGAGTCCTTACGTGAGCAACGCGCTACCTTTGTCACGCTGCACATTGCTCAGGAATTACGCGGCTGTATTGGCACTTTAATCCCACATCGCCCCTTAGTCGAAGACATTGCCCACAATGCTTATGCTGCCGCGTTCTCCGATCCTCGTTTTGCTCCTTTACAAGCACAGGAGTTTGAGTTGCTTGACTACCACTTGTCAATTTTAAGTCCAACAAGTCCCATGAGTTTTAGCTCTGAGGAAGACTTGTTAAGACAAATCAGACCGGGAATTGATGGCCTGATCCTTAAAGAAAAGCATCAGCAAGGTACTTTCTTGCCCTCTGTTTGGGAACAATTACCGCAAAAAGAAGCCTTCTGGCAGCAACTGAAACTCAAAGCAGGCTTAGCAACAAACTATTGGAGTGATAGTCTGCAAGTTAGTCGCTATAGTGTAGAAAGTTTTTAA
- a CDS encoding RidA family protein, producing the protein MTREIIATDKAPQAIGTYSQAVKVGTTVYLSGQIPLIPETMAMVDGDMEAQIVRVFDNLTAVAQAAGGDLNDIAKLNIFLTDLSHFPLVNEVMARYFTQPYPARAAIGVASLPKDAGVEMDAVMEL; encoded by the coding sequence TTGACCAGAGAAATCATTGCAACTGACAAAGCACCACAGGCCATCGGCACTTATTCACAAGCAGTTAAAGTTGGTACGACGGTTTATCTTTCCGGGCAGATACCATTGATCCCTGAAACGATGGCAATGGTTGATGGGGATATGGAAGCACAGATCGTGCGGGTGTTTGATAACCTTACTGCAGTCGCTCAAGCGGCAGGTGGCGATTTGAATGATATTGCTAAATTGAATATATTCTTGACGGATTTAAGTCATTTTCCGTTAGTGAATGAAGTCATGGCGCGTTATTTCACCCAGCCTTATCCTGCCCGTGCCGCAATTGGCGTCGCTTCACTGCCCAAAGATGCCGGTGTGGAAATGGATGCGGTGATGGAATTATAG
- the folK gene encoding 2-amino-4-hydroxy-6-hydroxymethyldihydropteridine diphosphokinase, which yields MTQHLVYVGIGSNIEQEKYIRLAVKYLQEYFSKSVADKDCDLKLSPVYKTQAIGFEGDDFFNLVASFNTTMSPIEVEKTLKEIEHQNGRRRNQEKFSARTLDIDLLLYDDEIIHQDGISVPRDEIEKYAFVLSPLADLSPDLIHPQTKKSMADMWQILAQKTRNDSGGQALEKIDFCWDAKT from the coding sequence ATGACCCAGCATCTGGTTTATGTCGGCATTGGCAGTAATATAGAACAGGAAAAATACATTCGTCTGGCGGTAAAATACTTGCAGGAATATTTTTCCAAGTCTGTTGCAGACAAAGACTGTGACTTGAAACTGTCACCGGTTTATAAAACCCAGGCCATTGGTTTTGAAGGGGATGATTTTTTCAATTTGGTCGCCAGTTTTAATACCACGATGTCGCCTATTGAGGTAGAAAAAACCTTAAAAGAGATTGAACATCAAAATGGCCGTCGTCGAAATCAGGAAAAGTTTTCTGCCCGAACCCTCGATATTGATTTGTTGCTCTATGATGATGAAATTATTCATCAGGATGGCATCAGTGTGCCCCGTGATGAAATTGAAAAATATGCCTTTGTCTTATCACCACTGGCGGATTTATCACCGGATTTAATTCATCCACAAACGAAAAAAAGTATGGCTGATATGTGGCAAATCTTGGCGCAGAAAACCCGCAATGATTCCGGTGGCCAAGCATTAGAAAAAATAGATTTTTGCTGGGATGCTAAAACTTAA
- a CDS encoding pteridine reductase — MTTIDNMLSHDLNDKVVLITGGAQRVGAMTARLLHAAGANILLHYRNSRKPALALQAELNALRHNSVILIQADLLDTAKLKSLVDKGIEQWGRLDILINNASSFYQTPMGTVTESDWDDLIGSNMKAPFFLSQTAAPHLAKQQGCIINIVDIHAERPMEGHSVYNMAKAGLAMLVKTLAYELGPNIRVNGVAPGAIMWPAQEMDDITKQRIVSRTYLKRKGSAEDIARTVLFLAANADYITGQIIAVDGGRSLYL, encoded by the coding sequence ATGACAACAATTGATAACATGCTGAGCCATGATTTAAACGATAAAGTAGTGTTGATTACGGGTGGTGCACAGCGTGTTGGTGCAATGACGGCTCGTTTACTTCATGCCGCAGGCGCGAATATTTTATTGCACTATCGAAATTCCCGCAAGCCGGCCTTAGCATTACAAGCAGAGCTGAATGCATTGCGTCACAATTCAGTGATTTTGATTCAGGCCGATTTATTAGATACCGCCAAGCTGAAAAGCCTTGTTGATAAAGGTATTGAGCAATGGGGGCGCTTGGACATACTGATTAATAATGCTTCCAGTTTTTATCAAACCCCAATGGGGACGGTGACAGAAAGTGATTGGGATGACTTAATTGGCAGCAATATGAAAGCGCCATTTTTTTTATCACAGACTGCTGCACCCCATTTAGCCAAGCAACAGGGCTGTATTATTAATATCGTTGATATTCATGCCGAACGACCTATGGAAGGCCATAGTGTTTATAATATGGCCAAAGCGGGTCTGGCGATGTTGGTCAAGACACTCGCTTATGAGTTAGGTCCTAATATTCGCGTCAATGGTGTCGCACCGGGGGCAATTATGTGGCCTGCTCAGGAAATGGATGATATTACCAAGCAACGCATTGTGTCCAGAACCTATTTAAAACGCAAAGGTTCAGCCGAAGATATTGCCCGAACGGTATTGTTTCTCGCGGCGAATGCTGATTACATTACGGGTCAGATCATTGCTGTTGATGGCGGTCGCTCGCTTTATCTATAA
- the tnpB gene encoding IS66 family insertion sequence element accessory protein TnpB (TnpB, as the term is used for proteins encoded by IS66 family insertion elements, is considered an accessory protein, since TnpC, encoded by a neighboring gene, is a DDE family transposase.) has protein sequence MKSAIRPSLSLPQVYLYLKPVDFRKSFIGLSAIVECELGHNPFAGHLYAFTNRQRNKIKCLFWDNTGFVLYYKSLSEEKFKWPKGEDDLMNITGQQINWLLDGYDISVMKPHKKLHYESVF, from the coding sequence ATGAAGTCAGCCATACGTCCATCACTCAGCCTGCCACAGGTGTATCTCTATCTGAAGCCTGTTGATTTTCGTAAAAGTTTTATTGGCCTCAGTGCCATTGTTGAATGTGAATTAGGTCATAATCCTTTTGCAGGCCATCTGTATGCCTTTACCAATCGTCAGCGTAATAAAATTAAATGCCTCTTCTGGGATAATACCGGTTTTGTACTCTATTACAAAAGTCTCTCAGAAGAAAAGTTCAAATGGCCAAAGGGTGAAGATGACCTGATGAATATCACCGGACAACAAATCAACTGGCTATTAGACGGCTATGATATCAGTGTCATGAAACCGCATAAGAAATTGCATTATGAGTCTGTATTTTAA